In one Thermaerobacter sp. PB12/4term genomic region, the following are encoded:
- a CDS encoding DUF2249 domain-containing protein: protein MTTRNETVAARIRAHHDAMARELDGRLDALVAAVRRGEPYRPALENVLQYVRQEILPHAAAEEETLYAAASRREAGRALVKGLTAEHGTIQETLRRLEGAGDALEAVALASALTALFISHAAEENDALLPVLMEEPAEDLEALLEGMHERLTGAALEAGGEAGTSGGAAAEEDGTPELDVRALPPFQRHQLIFATYEAMRPGQAFILVNDHDPKPLYYQFAAEHPGAFEWEYLEQGPEAWRVRIGKV from the coding sequence GTGACCACGCGCAACGAAACGGTGGCGGCGCGGATCCGCGCCCACCACGACGCCATGGCCCGGGAGCTGGACGGGCGGCTGGACGCCCTGGTGGCGGCCGTCCGCCGGGGCGAGCCGTACCGTCCGGCCCTGGAGAACGTGCTGCAGTACGTCCGCCAGGAGATCCTGCCCCACGCCGCGGCCGAGGAGGAAACCCTCTACGCCGCCGCGTCCCGGCGAGAGGCGGGGCGCGCCCTGGTGAAGGGGCTGACGGCCGAGCACGGGACGATCCAGGAGACCCTGCGGCGGCTGGAGGGAGCCGGGGACGCCCTGGAGGCCGTCGCCCTGGCGTCCGCGCTGACGGCCCTCTTCATCAGCCACGCGGCGGAGGAGAACGACGCCCTGCTTCCCGTCTTGATGGAAGAACCGGCGGAGGACCTGGAGGCCCTGCTTGAAGGCATGCACGAGCGGCTGACGGGTGCAGCCCTGGAGGCCGGCGGGGAGGCGGGCACGAGCGGGGGAGCCGCCGCGGAGGAGGACGGTACGCCGGAGCTCGACGTTCGCGCCCTGCCACCCTTCCAGCGCCACCAGCTGATCTTTGCCACCTACGAGGCGATGCGGCCGGGCCAGGCCTTCATCCTGGTCAACGATCACGATCCCAAGCCGCTGTACTACCAGTTCGCTGCGGAGCATCCCGGCGCGTTCGAGTGGGAATACCTTGAGCAAGGCCCCGAAGCCTGGCGCGTGCGCATCGGCAAGGTGTGA